TTGAGTCTGGTTCCATATTGCTAATAACTGTTGCTCAACTGCTGGTAAAATTGGCAATTTAGCAATACTTTGATTGGGGTTAGCAACTATACCTAATAACAAAGTTTCAAACTCTGCCATCCGGTTGCGGATGGTGTCAGCGTCAAATAAGTTAGTGTTGTACTGACATTCCAGGGTCATCTGACCACGTAATTCCGTAGCATTGATGAACAGTTCAAAATTCTCGAAGGCGCGGGGGTTAGAGAAAAATTCTACTTCCAATCCAGTGAAGGGGAGTTTATCACTATCTAAACCCTGATCGATATTAAATGTAATTGGAACTAAGGGAATACGGCTAGAATCTCGTGGCAAAACTAATTTTTTAACTAGACTACCAAAGGTAAATTGTTGGTGATCGTAGGCATCTAAGACAGCCGATCGCCGCGTCTGCAAGTAGTCGCTGAAAGATTTTTCGCCATCAATTTGGCTACGCAAGGGTAATAAATTTACACAATGACCTACGAGATTATATTGCCCCAAAGCAGCTTGTCCGGCGGCTGGAATAGCTACAACCAAGTCATTTTGCCCTGTCAGACGGTGCAGCCAAACCTCAAATCCTGCCAGGATAGTGGTCATAAAGCTACAACCGAGTTTTGTTCCTAGTTGTTTGAGGTTGGCAACTAATTGGGGATTTAAATGCCAATCTTCGCGAGCGGCGTTAAAGGTTCTGAGTGGTGGACGAGGGCGATCGCTAGGGAAATCCAGCACAGGTACAGAGTCAGCGAATTGTTGTAACCAATATTCTTCTGTGGCGATCGCTTCTGGACTATCCGCCTCTTCTTCCTGCAAAGTCGCATATTCACTTAAGTAGTCTGGTTCTTCTAATTCAGGAACAATACCCTGTTGCAAACCAGAATATAGTTTACCCAAATCTGGCATCAGCACTGCCCAAGACCAACCATCACAAATAATATGATGGGCTGTCAAAATAGCTAGATGCTCCTGCGGCTGCAATTTGACAATTTTTGCCCGAAATAGAGGGCCATGTTCCAAATCAAAAGGTTGCTCTACTTCTTGTCGCAAGATACTAGCTAATTTGTCCTGTTTTTCCTGTGGTTCCAGATTAGAAAGATCAATAATAGGGATTTCAATTTGCCGAGAAGCAACAATGCAGAGTGTATTGCCATCGGTGCTAAAAGTTGTCCGCAGTGCTTCATGACGTTGTACTAACTCTTCAATCGCAGACTGGAGAATTTTGACATCAAGTTCGCCTTTGAGTCGCAGAGATTGGGACTCATTATAAGCACAATTGGCTGCATCCCCCATTTGCACAGAAGCCCAAATTTCTTTTTGTGATTCTGTAGCAGGGGCAGTTAGAAGTAATTCTCCATCTGCAAATGGATCAAAATCAACCGCAGTCAATCTGGATTGGTAATCTACAGGTGATAAGCTCATAAAATTCTCTTATTTTCTCAGTTTATTCAATATGGTTAAAATTAAATTTTTCTTCAAAAATGACTGGCGTTAAATACATTGTTTGCCCAAGATTGTAGATTTTAAATAATTACGCGCTGGCACTTCTACAAATCTATATGTCAATGATGCAGCCAATAATACAATCATAAGAAATACTCCTAGAGATGTCAATGCTTGATGGTTTGTGAATGTTTTGCCAAAAGCCTCATGAAATTTATAAAGCCAAAATAGTTTTAACAATTCTTGAAAAAACCAATGAACCATATAAATTGAATAAGATATCGTACCGAGATATAGCATTAACCGAGAATTTAAAATTTTTGATGTCACGCTATTATTATTGACAGATACAGCTAAAATAAGTAGAGAAAATGCTGGTAATATTAGCCAATCATGAAGGCTACGCCAATAATAATTATGCCAGTAGTAATGCATAATCAAAATTATCCAAGTTATAGCTATAAATGCCAGTAAATTAAGATTAAAATACTTTTTATAATTCCCTCTACGATAGACTTTGTAAGTAATAATGCCAAGCACGCACTCTAATCCGCATCTAGCTATCGAAGGTATACCAATAATATTATCTAAATTGCCACGGGTAAAAGTGATTAGTAGCAATATGCTAAAGAGAGTAGAAATATAAATCATCAAATCATTTTTTTCGCTGCTCCTTAATAAAAAAAATAATAAAAATGGAAATATACAGTAAATAACAAACTCTACACTAATTGACCAAGCTGGTTCATTCCAATATGTATTACACCAAAATAAAGGTGGACAATTTAAATCGAATGCTTGTAGAAGGAAAATGTTTGCGAAAAGAGCAGTTAAGTTAAATTTACCAGCAAAAGCAGAAGTGTTTATTAAAAGTGTTTTTACAATTTCTAATCCAATAAACAGGGACAAAATAAATATATGCAAAGGATAAATTCTGGCAAAACGCGAAAATAAATATGAGCGGTAGTTATCTAAACTTACTTTTGAGTAAAAATCTTCTGCATAGACGTGGGTCATGATAAAACCACTTAGAATAAAGAAAAAATCAACCCATAAATATCCATTTTTAAAGAAATCACTATAGCTTGATAAAGTTGAACCTGCTTTAGGTAAAGCGTAATATGAAAAGTGGAGTGTAACAACAATTAAAGCTGCTATACCACGCAGAGAAGTGAGAGGCTTAATGTGTTTATACATTGATTATGTTAGAGCTTTTAATGAGTAAAATACAATTAATTAATGATTATTGTCAGAGTGATTATACTTTTTTAATGGATATAATCTTTATTGGTTTATTGTGTTTTGGTCATTTTGAGATGACCAAAACACGAGAGCCAGTATTTAATTGTGCAGCGATTTCAATCTAACGATCGCAGAATTAATTCTAGCTAATCACTAAGCTGTAGATAAAAACCGTAATACTTGCGGACAAAATGCTCAGGATAAAACGGAATGTAACAAGTACGATCCCATGTCCAGCTATCGATTAATTTATAGCCAAGTGAGGTCAAAGATGCGATAAATTCAGAGCGATTCTGAATTTTATATGGGCAAAAAGCGTAGCCAATATTTTGTAATGTGATAAACGTTTCCCCATCATAAAATGGTACTCGGTTAATCAAGATGTGGCGTGGTTTTGTCTTTAACTGTCCCAACATTTCAGACAGTGATGGTTCTATATATTGCAGAGTACCGCAAGTGAGCAATATTTCTGCACCTTCCGCATCGGCAAATTCCACCGTAAAAGACAAGCCTGGGTTATCGGCTTTTCTTGCCAATTGTTCTCCCGCTTTAATCACCTCTGGGATATCACATACTATCCATCGAAGATCGTTGGGATATTGCAGAAACTTTTTGTAAGTATAGTAAGCATGTCCTACGTTACCGCCGATATCGAAAATAGTTGAACTATTAGCGAATGCAGATGCAAGCCATACAAGAACCGGATAGTCCTGGGAATTGAACTCATCTGGCTCCCAAGCAGTAGTCAACTTTGCTACTGAACGGTGGTTATGAATTTCAGGTTGGTTGTAGCCAGCTCTAGCACCTTTAGGAGTTGCTTGCAACGCCTCTGCAAATGTACTATAAATACCCCGGCACGCAGTAATATTCTGGTTAAATAACCAATGATATTGGTAGTAATCCGATATCATTGGGACTTTGGTCACAATTTTTCTGAAACTTTGCTTTAGCTGTTTTACCCCCTGTTGTCTTAGCTTTGTGAAATTATTTTTACCAAAGGAAGCTATCAAAGTCATATCAAAACCTTAATGTTGGTAGATTTTTTGCTACTTTTTCGAGGAAAATTACTATTTCAAAACACTTCAGGAAACACTTGCGACTTGTAAATATTTTCCAGGACGCTCGCTATCGGGGATATACCAGGCAGGGTTTCCTTGGGGATCTCGTCCTAATTTGGCATTGGGTTGCGGAGGACGATTGCGTAAACTGTTATTGGTAACTTCGCTGTTTGTTACTTCTATGGACGGTGCAGACAAGAAGCCAGCAGATTGCATTTCAGCAATACTTTCTTTAAAAGCTGCCATTACGAAAGCTAGGTCAGCTTCGGAATGAGATGTCGTCAAGAAACAAGGACGATGATCCCAAGTATGCACTCCCTTATCCCGCAGTAAGTAAAATAGTAAATCTCCGTAGGGGAACTCTGGTAAAGACTTCACCATGAAGAGGGAGCCGAAATTATAAGCTGTAAACGGAGCCTGAACTTGCTGGAAATAGCCCATAAGTTCCGCTACAAACTTATCGGTTCTGGCATTGAGATTTTGCTGCAAGCTGGGGCCACTCTGTTTTAAATGCTGAAGTACTGCTTTCGCTGCTGCTAGTGCTAGAGGATGGCGGACGAAAGTGCCGGCAAAGTAAGTCACGCCTACTTCTGGAACGGAGTCATCGCCAAACTGCCAAAACCCTCCATCCAAAGCATCCATATATTGTGATTTGCCAGCAATGACTCCAATTGGTAGTCCACCGCCTACAATCTTGCCATAGGTTGCTATGTCTGCCTTTATTCCGAAATGTGCTTGAGCGCCACCTGGATGAATTCTGAATCCGGTAACAATTTCATCAAAAATTAGGGCAATACCAGCTTCTTCCGTGAAATCACGCAATTGCTGAAGGAATTCCTTGGGCTGGTATTCAGGGCGACGGCTTTGCACAGATTCCACCATCACTGCTGCTAACTCATCAGCCCGACTTCTGAGGATTTCTAAAGACTCAGGCGAATCGTAGTCCACCACCAAAATGTTCTCTACCATTTCGGGTGGGATACCAGGAGCAGCAGGAATTGACCGGAGTTTCTTTGTACCTCGAACAATTACTTCATCCAAAATACCGTGATAAGCTCCAGAGAAGATGGCGATTAAGTTACGCCCCGTAATGGTGCGTGCCATCCGCATCGCTCCCAGCACTGCTTCCGAACCCGTGTTGCAAAAGGCTGCTCGGTCAAAGTTGGTCAACTCACACATTAACTTTGCCACTTCTCCAACTAAGGGAGTCTGCGGGCCAATTTCCATACCGAGTTTCAGTTGTGCTTCAATTGCCTCAGTAATGAAAGGTGGCGACCAACCAAACAAATTCAAACCAAAGCCATTGCTTAAATCGACATATTCATTGCCATCAACATCCCAAAGTTTAGAACCTGAGGAACGAGACGCTACGATGGGGTAAACCATCTCTTTCATTGTCGGGTTAAACCCGGAAACAGTTCTGGGATCTGCTAAGTAAGGGCGATGAGTTTGAGTATATTCTTTGGATTTTTGAGTCCGTTTTGTATATCTTTGGATAATTTTGTCTAAATGAGTGCGTTGTTGCGCTGTCAGAGTTTTAGTCTGGGTTTTTTCAATTCGTGCCGCCGCACCAAATGCCTTTTTAGAACCATTTGACTCGTTATCTACCGATGCTTGTGATTCTTTGCTCGTTTGAGTAGCTGGGGTAGATACAGCATTTTGTGGCTTGACATGATTGTTTTGAGATGTCACCGCAGGTACAACTGGGGCCACGGGTACAACTGGGATTGTTAGAGATTGACTGTTATTACCCAATAGTGCCAATTGCTGGCTCATGATTTGTAGCTGCTGATTAATCACATTTTCTAGGATGTTATTAGATACAGCAGGTTGGGGAGAAATCCGAGGTGCAGATCCATTTGCTCCATTAGTATGAACTTCATGCACTACCAAAGTAGGTGATGTAGTTGTAGGTGCTGGTTCTGGCAATGGTGTTTCTGGAATGGGTTCTGCAACGGTTTCTATTAATCCTAGTGCAGATAAAGTTTCGGGAGACAAGGCTTGATTGATCAAGTCAGCCAACGTTACTAAGTTCGGGCAAATTTCTAGTAACTGCCTAAGTGTGACTTTGACTTTAAATTTTTTCTTCAAAGCTAACCCGACTTGCGTTAGAGATAAGGAATCTAATCCCATTTCTAAAAATGTTGTCGAGTCGTCAACACTCGCAATTTCCAATCCTGATGTTTCTTCGATAACTTCTTTGAGCAGGGGAATGAGCTTTTGCTGAGGGTATGTTGTCATAGTTTGGGTCTTTTCTAATAATTGAGGATTTAAAAATTTGGGATTTGCTGCACGATTGGGGTGAGGTGGAGGATCAATCCAGAAGCGTTGGCGTTCAAAGGGATAGGTAGGTAAAGGAATCCGTTGTCGCGTTTCCCTTTGATAAAAGTTGCTCCAGTCAATAGATACTCCTGCTAGCCACAGTTGTCCTACTGCCTTGAGTAATGCTGTCCATTCGGCTTCGTTCTCAGCGTTATCACTTAGAGAAGGGATCGCAATCTGTTGTTTAATATCTTTTGCTTGTTGGCGAGCTAAGGTTGTATTTGTGATTCGCGGCCCAACTTCTAACAGTACGCGTTCTGGCTGCTGCCATAGAGTTTGTATGCCCTCCGCAAATCGCACAGTCTGACGTAGATGTGTCGCCCAATACATCGGATCAGTTGCTTGCTGGGCTGTAATCCAGTCGGCGGTAACTGTGGATACAAAGGGAATTTGGGGTGGCGATAATTTAACCTTTCCAACTACCTCTGCAAAGGGGTGAATGATGCTATCCATCATTGGGGAGTGGAACGCGTGGGAAGTGTGTAAATGGCGACAGACAACTTCTTCGCTTTCTAATTTTTTTTGCAAAGCCGCGATCGCCTCTGTGGGGCCAGAAACTACACACAGAGAAGGGCCATTAATTGCGGCGATCGCTAGTTCTGCACTCAATCGCGGCTCTACCTCTTTGGCTGGTAGGCGCACTGAAAGCATTGCCCCTTCTGGTAACTCCCACATTAAGCGACCGCGAGTTGCCACCAACATCAGCGCATCTTCTAAGGTAAATACGCCCGCAATACAAGCGGCGACAAATTCGCCAATACTATGGCCAATCATGGCTTGGGGCTTGACTCCCCAACTTTGCCAAAGTTGGGCTAAAGCGTATTCAATGACAAATAATGCTGGTTGAGTAAAGCAGGTTTGCCGTAGGGAGATAGCCGCAGTTTCGCGCTCGCTCTGTCCAGGATAGATGATTTCTCGTAAATCTCTGCCCAGCAAAGGTTTAAGGATTTCAGCACATTCATCTACTACCTCTTGAAACACAGGTTCGCGGTTGTAGAGATTCAGTCCCATATCCACATATTGCGACCCTTGTCCAGGGAACATGAAGACAACGGCTGGATTGCGGATTTCTGTATGCCGGGTATTTACTTGATTTGGATCTAAAGATTGGAGGGCTGCGATCGCATCTGTAATATCGTGACAAACTATACTGCGTCGGTAGTTAAAAGCTTTGCGCCCTCGCTGTAAAGTATAAGCTACATCGGCTAAGTTAATTTCAGCATTGTACTGGAGATGTTGCTGTAAATTTGCGGTTGCAGCCTCTAAAGCTTTACTAGTTTTTGCCGAGAGCAATAATAGCTGCTGTGGACGCGAAGCACCTGAACTTTGGATTTGTGGCGCTTCTTCTAGCACTATATGAGCATTAGTCCCGCCGACACCAAAAGAACTCACACCAGCTCGTCGCGGAGTTTCACCTTCTGACCATTCAGCTAGTTGGGTATTTACATAAAAGGGGCTGTTGGCAAAGTCAATCTTGGGATTGGGAGCCTCAAAATTTAAACTAGGGGGAATCTTTTTATAATGCAAAGCGAGAGCGGTTTTAATTAACCCTGCTACCCCAGCCGCCGCAACTAAATGTCCGACATTGCTTTTAAGAGAACCGATCGCACAAAATTGTTTAGCATCTGTATGTACACGAAATGCTTGGGTCAGCGCTTCAATTTCAATTGGGTCGCCTAAAGGTGTAGCTGTACCGTGAGCTTCAATATAAGAGATAGTTTCTGGGTGAAAGTTGGCATCAGCTTGCGCCATTGCAATGGCCTCTGCTTGTCCATCAACACTGGGAGCCGTAAAGCTCACCTTATCAGAACCATCATTATTGATACCAGAACCTCGAATGACAGCATAGATGCGATCGCCATCATTGAGTGCATCTTCTAAACGCTTCAGGACAACTACTCCTGCACCATTATTGAACATTGTGCCCTGAGCGCTGGCATCAAAGGGACGACAATGCCCATCCCCAGAAAGCATACTGCCTTCTTGAGCTATATAACCGCTGTTTTGAGGTGTAGTCATAGATACACCACCAGACAAAGCCAAATCGCACTGATAGCTGGTTAAGGCTTGACAAGCCTGAATGACTGCTACTAAAGAAGTGGAACAGGCTGTATTAACGCTGACAGCCGGACCTTTGAGGTTGAGCTTATAAGCAGCACGAGTAGTTAAAAAGTCTTTTTCATTGGCTAACATCGTTTGGAACTCACCGATGCGATCAACAATTTCCATACGACCAGCAATATGGTTAGCAAAATAAGTATTT
This Nostoc sp. C052 DNA region includes the following protein-coding sequences:
- a CDS encoding acyltransferase, whose translation is MYKHIKPLTSLRGIAALIVVTLHFSYYALPKAGSTLSSYSDFFKNGYLWVDFFFILSGFIMTHVYAEDFYSKVSLDNYRSYLFSRFARIYPLHIFILSLFIGLEIVKTLLINTSAFAGKFNLTALFANIFLLQAFDLNCPPLFWCNTYWNEPAWSISVEFVIYCIFPFLLFFLLRSSEKNDLMIYISTLFSILLLITFTRGNLDNIIGIPSIARCGLECVLGIITYKVYRRGNYKKYFNLNLLAFIAITWIILIMHYYWHNYYWRSLHDWLILPAFSLLILAVSVNNNSVTSKILNSRLMLYLGTISYSIYMVHWFFQELLKLFWLYKFHEAFGKTFTNHQALTSLGVFLMIVLLAASLTYRFVEVPARNYLKSTILGKQCI
- a CDS encoding TIGR04325 family methyltransferase, coding for MISDYYQYHWLFNQNITACRGIYSTFAEALQATPKGARAGYNQPEIHNHRSVAKLTTAWEPDEFNSQDYPVLVWLASAFANSSTIFDIGGNVGHAYYTYKKFLQYPNDLRWIVCDIPEVIKAGEQLARKADNPGLSFTVEFADAEGAEILLTCGTLQYIEPSLSEMLGQLKTKPRHILINRVPFYDGETFITLQNIGYAFCPYKIQNRSEFIASLTSLGYKLIDSWTWDRTCYIPFYPEHFVRKYYGFYLQLSD
- a CDS encoding type I polyketide synthase, with product MVNMQASDNQDPIDGVAIIGMVGRFPGAGNVDEFWRNLCEGLESTTFFQDEEIDPSIDPNLCKDPSYVKARGIIPGGETFDAAFFGVNPLEAVVMDPQARVFLELVYEALENAGYQSESFEGLIGLYAGCGQNTYFANHIAGRMEIVDRIGEFQTMLANEKDFLTTRAAYKLNLKGPAVSVNTACSTSLVAVIQACQALTSYQCDLALSGGVSMTTPQNSGYIAQEGSMLSGDGHCRPFDASAQGTMFNNGAGVVVLKRLEDALNDGDRIYAVIRGSGINNDGSDKVSFTAPSVDGQAEAIAMAQADANFHPETISYIEAHGTATPLGDPIEIEALTQAFRVHTDAKQFCAIGSLKSNVGHLVAAAGVAGLIKTALALHYKKIPPSLNFEAPNPKIDFANSPFYVNTQLAEWSEGETPRRAGVSSFGVGGTNAHIVLEEAPQIQSSGASRPQQLLLLSAKTSKALEAATANLQQHLQYNAEINLADVAYTLQRGRKAFNYRRSIVCHDITDAIAALQSLDPNQVNTRHTEIRNPAVVFMFPGQGSQYVDMGLNLYNREPVFQEVVDECAEILKPLLGRDLREIIYPGQSERETAAISLRQTCFTQPALFVIEYALAQLWQSWGVKPQAMIGHSIGEFVAACIAGVFTLEDALMLVATRGRLMWELPEGAMLSVRLPAKEVEPRLSAELAIAAINGPSLCVVSGPTEAIAALQKKLESEEVVCRHLHTSHAFHSPMMDSIIHPFAEVVGKVKLSPPQIPFVSTVTADWITAQQATDPMYWATHLRQTVRFAEGIQTLWQQPERVLLEVGPRITNTTLARQQAKDIKQQIAIPSLSDNAENEAEWTALLKAVGQLWLAGVSIDWSNFYQRETRQRIPLPTYPFERQRFWIDPPPHPNRAANPKFLNPQLLEKTQTMTTYPQQKLIPLLKEVIEETSGLEIASVDDSTTFLEMGLDSLSLTQVGLALKKKFKVKVTLRQLLEICPNLVTLADLINQALSPETLSALGLIETVAEPIPETPLPEPAPTTTSPTLVVHEVHTNGANGSAPRISPQPAVSNNILENVINQQLQIMSQQLALLGNNSQSLTIPVVPVAPVVPAVTSQNNHVKPQNAVSTPATQTSKESQASVDNESNGSKKAFGAAARIEKTQTKTLTAQQRTHLDKIIQRYTKRTQKSKEYTQTHRPYLADPRTVSGFNPTMKEMVYPIVASRSSGSKLWDVDGNEYVDLSNGFGLNLFGWSPPFITEAIEAQLKLGMEIGPQTPLVGEVAKLMCELTNFDRAAFCNTGSEAVLGAMRMARTITGRNLIAIFSGAYHGILDEVIVRGTKKLRSIPAAPGIPPEMVENILVVDYDSPESLEILRSRADELAAVMVESVQSRRPEYQPKEFLQQLRDFTEEAGIALIFDEIVTGFRIHPGGAQAHFGIKADIATYGKIVGGGLPIGVIAGKSQYMDALDGGFWQFGDDSVPEVGVTYFAGTFVRHPLALAAAKAVLQHLKQSGPSLQQNLNARTDKFVAELMGYFQQVQAPFTAYNFGSLFMVKSLPEFPYGDLLFYLLRDKGVHTWDHRPCFLTTSHSEADLAFVMAAFKESIAEMQSAGFLSAPSIEVTNSEVTNNSLRNRPPQPNAKLGRDPQGNPAWYIPDSERPGKYLQVASVS